In Zingiber officinale cultivar Zhangliang chromosome 1A, Zo_v1.1, whole genome shotgun sequence, a genomic segment contains:
- the LOC122037898 gene encoding E3 ubiquitin protein ligase DRIP2-like, whose amino-acid sequence MASSGTEEDETSAVGPVQMVKVKRKLLAACMTCPICNKLIRDATTISECLHTFCRKCIFEKLDEEETDCCPVCNIHLGCLPVEKLRADHNLQDLRAKIFPIKKPKVGASDSAPSVTLPVRRKEISLSSLVVNTPRVTIQTGPSGRRKKTVGNRAAATHHGSESYKNEDDTTDKFAMQSSLNGNSTKHALNRRQAAFDPDNSNNDVNKDTGNSATAIPDKAELWKPLNCLVEAANRTKSFRSTPQNSFIKAEQKEVPDGEISTNKTRVMEHIHKSKSQDEKNHAAMTIKARRLKSVSQKRRNIANSSQTIHDASNTQSDKRTTPFWFSLVSSFDQSGGSSFPQISTNYLRIKDGNIPVSYIQKYLVKKLNLFNEDEVEITCRNEPVMPTMSLNNVVAQWLRGTPPSQRLPAVIGTSAKDFIVMLGYRPHPAEVAAR is encoded by the exons ATGGCAAGCTCGGGGACGGAGGAGGACGAGACGTCGGCGGTCGGACCGGTCCAGATGGTGAAGGTGAAGAGGAAGCTTCTGGCCGCGTGCATGACGTGCCCCATCTGCAACAAGCTCATCCGGGACGCCACCACCATCTCCGAGTGCCTTCATACGT TTTGCAGGAAGTGCATATTTGAGAAGCTTGACGAAGAAGAGACTGATTGTTGCCCTGTAtgcaatattcatcttggttgtCTCCCTGTAGAAAAACTCAG GGCTGATCATAATCTCCAAGATTTGAGAGCGAAAATATTTCCTATAAAGAAACCAAAAGTTGGAGCATCTGATAGTGCCCCTTCCGTGACATTGCCTGTTAGAAGAAAAGAAATTTCTCTTTCTTCATTAGTGGTGAACACTCCAAGAGTTACTATACAAACAGGTCCGTCAGGAAGGCGAAAAAAAACAGTTGGCAATAGGGCGGCTGCTACACATCATGGTAGTGAATCCTATAAAAATGAGGATGATACTACTGATAAGTTTGCAATGCAATCAAGTTTGAATGGAAACTCAACCAAACATGCCCTAAACAGAAGACAG GCTGCTTTCGATCCTGACAATTCCAACAATGATGTTAATAAAGATACAGGAAATAGTGCAACTGCCATACCAGACAAGGCAGAGCTCTGGAAACCTTTGAATTGCTTAGTCGAAGCTGCAAACAGAACAAAATCTTTTAGGTCTACTCCACAGAATTCTTTCATCAAGGCAGAGCAAAAAGAGGTTCCTGATGGTGAAATAAGTACTAACAAGACCAGGGTTATGGAGCATATTCATAAGTCCAAATCTCAGGATGAGAAGAATCACGCTGCTATGACAATAAAAGCCCGAAGGTTGAAGTCAGTTAGCCAGAAAAGGAGAAACATTGCCAACTCCAGTCAAACAATACATGATGCTTCTAACACTCAAAGTGATAAGAGAACAACTCCATTTTGGTTTTCCTTGGTTTCCTCTTTTGACCA GAGTGGAGGTTCATCATTTCCCCAGATCTCAACCAATTATTTGAGAATAAA AGATGGTAATATACCCGTTTCTTACATTCAGAAGTACCTTGTCAAGAAGCTTAATCTTTTCAATGAAGATGAG GTCGAAATAACATGTCGAAATGAACCAGTGATGCCCACAATGTCGCTGAACAATGTGGTAGCACAATGGCTGCGGGGGACACCTCCATCACAAAGGCTTCCGGCAGTTATTGGAACCTCAGCCAAAGACTTTATAGTGATGTTGGGTTACCGGCCACACCCTGCTGAAGTCGCAGCTCGATAA
- the LOC122037899 gene encoding TNF receptor-associated factor homolog 1a-like isoform X2, whose product MDGIITEDYGVSLRFAATEGMSSEQHSISGDSIADWRSSEQVENGTASTSLPYWDIDDDDDCGPKPLDLYGRFTWKIEKFSTINKKELRSNAFEVGGYKWYILIYPQGCDVCNHLSLFLCVANHEQLMPGWSHFAQFTIAVVNKDPKKSKYSDTLHRFWKKEHDWGWKKFMELSKIHDGFIFSDTLIIKAQVQVIREKTNRPFRCLDIQYRRELVRVYASSVEQIFRRFLEERIAKLRKFIEDILRWHSFCAFWLGIDANARRRMSRDKTDAILKVVVKHFFIEKEVTSTLVMDSLYSGLKSLEYQSKNMKGTAKLGESEELPAPMVHIDQDLFVLADDIIILIERVVSDSLSQQPLPSKDDKYSQNRAKDGSAGDEFIKESVERDERRLLELGRRTIEMFVLVQMFSRIEVSYQEVVALKRQEELIREEEVACQAQLKRGSSERERRSKKKQAKQKRNGRKAKDRGKDEDCNPRKEKFQLECQSEDRILDSFPSDQVELAGEKIFTHEAASDVYDAADDVVEVVQPDIDETGFCPSISDTDTSEIHPVIEINGVDVQNGQIDKRSQSLIADSPLTWSTESVLSALDRVSYNGSTLPNNKKIQYSRSRRKNKRDIEKECIDSTNGVDNQRAKNISDGSSHDINGKKASETEPDSTVSSMSEEQRPEKNMAEKEDVAILQKRSTSKDLADADRLPSSPSLIRKTPAILLQRKQSLATTSSVTAAAAAIKPASNKKLSSNIAQADNVIPITSRSTTTSSIHSEAQKNNIPGKISSSLQANATSRPSSAPLIPALRPTASITTTQQAVPVLSRSVSSAGRLGTAPSASAPSNVPQSYKNAIIGKMANASSSQSVACSQSPSEFASSASTLPQTPSRNEHMPSQSGLTFGCLNPDVVTSLHPYRDNHYEFATSTTSSSSSTYNSQSFGSLVGNMEKLNLYGNPNTQYPDAIGSRVCPQPQDTVVEEFPHLDIINDLLNEDENIGRTDMSSSHIFSQHYSLPVNYSNGETRLLVSANRFGQSENHYGEGLQRGYDGASSNLLHRIRDEHFHQMDHSSYANNMFDRSMQKQLPYRNTDPLIFNLTNGDANGYAHQLPYYMARGGNGFLYRPNGP is encoded by the exons GACCAAAGCCTTTGGATCTTTATGGAAGATTCACGTGGAAGATTGAAAAGTTTTCAACAATCAACAAAAAGGAATTGCGTAGTAATGCATTTGAAGTTGGTGGTTACAAATG GTACATACTGATCTATCCACAAGGATGTGATGTATGCAATCatctttctttgtttctttgtgtTGCCAATCACGAACAACTTATGCCAG GGTGGAGTCATTTTGCACAATTCACTATAGCTGTAGTGAATAAAGATCCAAAGAAATCAAAGTACTCTG ACACACTACACAGGTTCTGGAAGAAGGAACATGATTGGGGATGGAAAAAATTCATGGAACTGTCAAAAATACATGATGGTTTCATTTTTTCAGACACTCTTATTATCAAAGCGCAAGTTCAGGTTATCAG GGAAAAAACAAATCGTCCTTTCAGATGCCTTGATATTCAATACCGGAGAGAACTTGTTCGAGTATATGCATCAAGTGTAGAGCAGATTTTCCGGCGTTTTCTAGAAGAGAGGATAGCCAAGTTGAGAAAATTTATTGAGGACATATTGAGGTGGCATAG TTTTTGTGCCTTTTGGTTAGGAATTGATGCAAATGCTAGGCGGCGCATGTCCAGAGATAAAACAGATGCTATACTGAAAGTAGTGGTCAAACATTTTTTCATAGAGAAAGAAGTAACATCAACTTTAGTTATGGATTCTTTATACAGTGGGCTCAAATCTCTCGAATACCAGAGCAAGAACATGAAAGGGACAGCTAAATTAGGAGAATCAGAAGAATTACCAGCTCCTATGGTCCATATTGACCAAGATCTCTTTGTATTGGCTGatgatataataattttgatagaaaGAGTGGTATCAGACTCCTTATCACAGCAGCCTTTGCCTTCCAAAGATGACAAGTATTCACAGAACCGAGCAAAG GATGGAAGTGCTGGAGACGAATTTATTAAGGAATCTGTTGAGCGAGACGAGCGACGACTTTTAGAGCTGGGTCGCAGAACTATAGAAATGTTTGTGCTGGTTCAGATGTTCAG TAGAATCGAAGTTTCCTATCAGGAGGTTGTTGCTCTAAAGAGGCAAGAGGAACTTATTCGTGAGGAGGAAGTAGCCTGTCAAGCTCAATTAAAGCGTGGTTCTAGTGAAAGGGAAAGACGTTCAAAGAAAAAGCAG GCTAAACAGAAGCGCAACGGTCGCAAAGCTAAAGACCGAGGGAAAGATGAGGATTGTAATCCCAGGAAGGAAAAATTCCAGCTTGAATGTCAATCTGAAGATAGGATTCTTGATAGCTTCCCTTCTGATCAAGTAGAATTGGCTGGTGAAAAGATTTTTACCCATGAAGCTGCATCAGATGTGTATGATGCCGCAGATGATGTTGTCGAGGTCGTTCAACCTGACATTGATGAGACAGGTTTTTGTCCTTCTATATCAGATACTGACACTTCAGAAATTCATCCGGTCATTGAAATTAATGGCGTTGATGTACAAAATGGACAAATTGACAAGAGGAGCCAGTCTCTTATAGCTGATAGCCCTTTGACATGGTCAACTGAGTCAGTCCTCTCAGCTCTAGACAGGGTATCATACAATGGTAGCACATTACCAAATAACAAAAAAATACAGTACTCTCGCAGCAG GAGAAAAAATAAACGAGATATTGAAAAAGAATGTATAGATTCGACAAATGGTGTGGATAATCAACGAGCTAAAAATATTAGTGATGGTAGCTCTCATGACATCAATGGCAAGAAGGCTTCAGAAACCGAACCAGATTCCACTGTATCCTCCATGAGTGAAGAGCAGCGACCTGAGAAAAATATGGCTGAAAAG GAGGATGTTGCTATTCTACAAAAAAGATCAACTTCGAAGGATCTGGCTGATGCAGATAGGTTACCTTCTTCACCTAGTCTCATCAGAAAAACACCTGCCATTCTTCTGCAGCGAAAACAGTCATTAGCAACTACTTCCTCTGTCACTGCTGCTGCTGCAGCAATAAAGCCTGCTTCTAATAAAAAGCTTTCTTCAAATATTGCCCAAGCTGATAACGTAATACCTATCACATCAAGGTCAACAACTACCTCTAGCATCCACTCCGAAGCTCAGAAAAATAACATACCAGGAAAAATTAGTAGCTCTCTTCAAGCCAATGCTACGTCAAGGCCATCCAGTGCTCCACTTATCCCAGCTTTGAGGCCAACTGCTTCAATCACTACCACACAACAAGCTGTACCTGTACTTTCACGCTCTGTCAGCTCAGCTGGTCGATTGGGCACTGCTCCATCTGCATCTGCCCCAAGTAATGTTCCCCAGTCGTACAAAAATGCCATAATTGGTAAAATGGCAAATGCTTCGTCTTCCCAAAGTGTTGCATGCTCTCAGTCTCCTTCAGAGTTTGCATCATCTGCATCTACCCTTCCTCAGACTCCTTCAAGGAATGAACATATGCCAAGTCAATCTGGCTTGACCTTTGGTTGCCTTAATCCAGATGTGGTCACTAGCCTGCACCCGTATAGAGATAACCACTATGAATTTGCCACTTCCACCACCAGCAGCAGCAGTAGCACCTACAACAGTCAGAGTTTTGGTTCACTTGTGGGTAACATGGAGAAGCTTAACCTCTATGGGAATCCTAACACGCAATATCCAGATGCAATTGGGTCCAGGGTTTGTCCACAACCACAAGACACGGTTGTAGAGGAGTTCCCCCACCTCGACATCATAAATGACTTGCTCAATGAGGATGAAAACATTGGACGGACAGATATGAGTTCTAGTCACATTTTCAGTCAGCACTACTCGCTTCCAGTTAACTATTCTAATGGTGAGACTAGGCTATTAGTTAGCGCAAACCGATTTGGTCAATCTGAGAATCACTATGGTGAGGGACTTCAAAGGGGCTATGATGGTGCTTCCAGTAACCTTCTCCACAGAATTAGAGATGAGCATTTCCACCAGATGGATCATTCGTCCTACGCGAATAACATGTTTGACAGATCGATGCAGAAACAATTGCCATACAGAAATACCGATCCCTTGATATTCAACTTGACTAACGGAGATGCTAATGGATATGCTCATCAACTTCCATACTACATGGCAAGAGGGGGTAACGGATTCTTGTACCGTCCTAATGGGCCATGA
- the LOC122037899 gene encoding TNF receptor-associated factor homolog 1a-like isoform X1, translating into MDGIITEDYGVSLRFAATEGMSSEQHSISGDSIADWRSSEQVENGTASTSLPYWDIDDDDDCGPKPLDLYGRFTWKIEKFSTINKKELRSNAFEVGGYKWYILIYPQGCDVCNHLSLFLCVANHEQLMPGWSHFAQFTIAVVNKDPKKSKYSDTLHRFWKKEHDWGWKKFMELSKIHDGFIFSDTLIIKAQVQVIREKTNRPFRCLDIQYRRELVRVYASSVEQIFRRFLEERIAKLRKFIEDILRWHSFCAFWLGIDANARRRMSRDKTDAILKVVVKHFFIEKEVTSTLVMDSLYSGLKSLEYQSKNMKGTAKLGESEELPAPMVHIDQDLFVLADDIIILIERVVSDSLSQQPLPSKDDKYSQNRAKDGSAGDEFIKESVERDERRLLELGRRTIEMFVLVQMFSSRIEVSYQEVVALKRQEELIREEEVACQAQLKRGSSERERRSKKKQAKQKRNGRKAKDRGKDEDCNPRKEKFQLECQSEDRILDSFPSDQVELAGEKIFTHEAASDVYDAADDVVEVVQPDIDETGFCPSISDTDTSEIHPVIEINGVDVQNGQIDKRSQSLIADSPLTWSTESVLSALDRVSYNGSTLPNNKKIQYSRSRRKNKRDIEKECIDSTNGVDNQRAKNISDGSSHDINGKKASETEPDSTVSSMSEEQRPEKNMAEKEDVAILQKRSTSKDLADADRLPSSPSLIRKTPAILLQRKQSLATTSSVTAAAAAIKPASNKKLSSNIAQADNVIPITSRSTTTSSIHSEAQKNNIPGKISSSLQANATSRPSSAPLIPALRPTASITTTQQAVPVLSRSVSSAGRLGTAPSASAPSNVPQSYKNAIIGKMANASSSQSVACSQSPSEFASSASTLPQTPSRNEHMPSQSGLTFGCLNPDVVTSLHPYRDNHYEFATSTTSSSSSTYNSQSFGSLVGNMEKLNLYGNPNTQYPDAIGSRVCPQPQDTVVEEFPHLDIINDLLNEDENIGRTDMSSSHIFSQHYSLPVNYSNGETRLLVSANRFGQSENHYGEGLQRGYDGASSNLLHRIRDEHFHQMDHSSYANNMFDRSMQKQLPYRNTDPLIFNLTNGDANGYAHQLPYYMARGGNGFLYRPNGP; encoded by the exons GACCAAAGCCTTTGGATCTTTATGGAAGATTCACGTGGAAGATTGAAAAGTTTTCAACAATCAACAAAAAGGAATTGCGTAGTAATGCATTTGAAGTTGGTGGTTACAAATG GTACATACTGATCTATCCACAAGGATGTGATGTATGCAATCatctttctttgtttctttgtgtTGCCAATCACGAACAACTTATGCCAG GGTGGAGTCATTTTGCACAATTCACTATAGCTGTAGTGAATAAAGATCCAAAGAAATCAAAGTACTCTG ACACACTACACAGGTTCTGGAAGAAGGAACATGATTGGGGATGGAAAAAATTCATGGAACTGTCAAAAATACATGATGGTTTCATTTTTTCAGACACTCTTATTATCAAAGCGCAAGTTCAGGTTATCAG GGAAAAAACAAATCGTCCTTTCAGATGCCTTGATATTCAATACCGGAGAGAACTTGTTCGAGTATATGCATCAAGTGTAGAGCAGATTTTCCGGCGTTTTCTAGAAGAGAGGATAGCCAAGTTGAGAAAATTTATTGAGGACATATTGAGGTGGCATAG TTTTTGTGCCTTTTGGTTAGGAATTGATGCAAATGCTAGGCGGCGCATGTCCAGAGATAAAACAGATGCTATACTGAAAGTAGTGGTCAAACATTTTTTCATAGAGAAAGAAGTAACATCAACTTTAGTTATGGATTCTTTATACAGTGGGCTCAAATCTCTCGAATACCAGAGCAAGAACATGAAAGGGACAGCTAAATTAGGAGAATCAGAAGAATTACCAGCTCCTATGGTCCATATTGACCAAGATCTCTTTGTATTGGCTGatgatataataattttgatagaaaGAGTGGTATCAGACTCCTTATCACAGCAGCCTTTGCCTTCCAAAGATGACAAGTATTCACAGAACCGAGCAAAG GATGGAAGTGCTGGAGACGAATTTATTAAGGAATCTGTTGAGCGAGACGAGCGACGACTTTTAGAGCTGGGTCGCAGAACTATAGAAATGTTTGTGCTGGTTCAGATGTTCAG CAGTAGAATCGAAGTTTCCTATCAGGAGGTTGTTGCTCTAAAGAGGCAAGAGGAACTTATTCGTGAGGAGGAAGTAGCCTGTCAAGCTCAATTAAAGCGTGGTTCTAGTGAAAGGGAAAGACGTTCAAAGAAAAAGCAG GCTAAACAGAAGCGCAACGGTCGCAAAGCTAAAGACCGAGGGAAAGATGAGGATTGTAATCCCAGGAAGGAAAAATTCCAGCTTGAATGTCAATCTGAAGATAGGATTCTTGATAGCTTCCCTTCTGATCAAGTAGAATTGGCTGGTGAAAAGATTTTTACCCATGAAGCTGCATCAGATGTGTATGATGCCGCAGATGATGTTGTCGAGGTCGTTCAACCTGACATTGATGAGACAGGTTTTTGTCCTTCTATATCAGATACTGACACTTCAGAAATTCATCCGGTCATTGAAATTAATGGCGTTGATGTACAAAATGGACAAATTGACAAGAGGAGCCAGTCTCTTATAGCTGATAGCCCTTTGACATGGTCAACTGAGTCAGTCCTCTCAGCTCTAGACAGGGTATCATACAATGGTAGCACATTACCAAATAACAAAAAAATACAGTACTCTCGCAGCAG GAGAAAAAATAAACGAGATATTGAAAAAGAATGTATAGATTCGACAAATGGTGTGGATAATCAACGAGCTAAAAATATTAGTGATGGTAGCTCTCATGACATCAATGGCAAGAAGGCTTCAGAAACCGAACCAGATTCCACTGTATCCTCCATGAGTGAAGAGCAGCGACCTGAGAAAAATATGGCTGAAAAG GAGGATGTTGCTATTCTACAAAAAAGATCAACTTCGAAGGATCTGGCTGATGCAGATAGGTTACCTTCTTCACCTAGTCTCATCAGAAAAACACCTGCCATTCTTCTGCAGCGAAAACAGTCATTAGCAACTACTTCCTCTGTCACTGCTGCTGCTGCAGCAATAAAGCCTGCTTCTAATAAAAAGCTTTCTTCAAATATTGCCCAAGCTGATAACGTAATACCTATCACATCAAGGTCAACAACTACCTCTAGCATCCACTCCGAAGCTCAGAAAAATAACATACCAGGAAAAATTAGTAGCTCTCTTCAAGCCAATGCTACGTCAAGGCCATCCAGTGCTCCACTTATCCCAGCTTTGAGGCCAACTGCTTCAATCACTACCACACAACAAGCTGTACCTGTACTTTCACGCTCTGTCAGCTCAGCTGGTCGATTGGGCACTGCTCCATCTGCATCTGCCCCAAGTAATGTTCCCCAGTCGTACAAAAATGCCATAATTGGTAAAATGGCAAATGCTTCGTCTTCCCAAAGTGTTGCATGCTCTCAGTCTCCTTCAGAGTTTGCATCATCTGCATCTACCCTTCCTCAGACTCCTTCAAGGAATGAACATATGCCAAGTCAATCTGGCTTGACCTTTGGTTGCCTTAATCCAGATGTGGTCACTAGCCTGCACCCGTATAGAGATAACCACTATGAATTTGCCACTTCCACCACCAGCAGCAGCAGTAGCACCTACAACAGTCAGAGTTTTGGTTCACTTGTGGGTAACATGGAGAAGCTTAACCTCTATGGGAATCCTAACACGCAATATCCAGATGCAATTGGGTCCAGGGTTTGTCCACAACCACAAGACACGGTTGTAGAGGAGTTCCCCCACCTCGACATCATAAATGACTTGCTCAATGAGGATGAAAACATTGGACGGACAGATATGAGTTCTAGTCACATTTTCAGTCAGCACTACTCGCTTCCAGTTAACTATTCTAATGGTGAGACTAGGCTATTAGTTAGCGCAAACCGATTTGGTCAATCTGAGAATCACTATGGTGAGGGACTTCAAAGGGGCTATGATGGTGCTTCCAGTAACCTTCTCCACAGAATTAGAGATGAGCATTTCCACCAGATGGATCATTCGTCCTACGCGAATAACATGTTTGACAGATCGATGCAGAAACAATTGCCATACAGAAATACCGATCCCTTGATATTCAACTTGACTAACGGAGATGCTAATGGATATGCTCATCAACTTCCATACTACATGGCAAGAGGGGGTAACGGATTCTTGTACCGTCCTAATGGGCCATGA